The following are encoded in a window of Arctopsyche grandis isolate Sample6627 chromosome 4, ASM5162203v2, whole genome shotgun sequence genomic DNA:
- the snRNP-U1-70K gene encoding small ribonucleoprotein particle U1 subunit 70K isoform X1, whose amino-acid sequence MTQFLPPNLLALFAAREPVPYLPPVDKPPHERKQRGYLGVGAFLGQFELPADTPPPTRVETREERLERRRRERQEQVAYELEREIAVWDPAARPDATSDAFKTLFVARINYDSSESKLRREFEGYGAIKKIALVHDSVNGKPRGYAFIEYEHERDMHSAYKHADGKKIDGRRVLVDVERARTVKGWLPRRLGGGLGGTRRGGPDVNIKHSGREDNERERERYRLEHERDRDRERRPVDPERRRERSRESAPGNADRDAGRPGSPRRGAVGGPGSGSANAPTGPTARRTAAPDARNAGTGATTPPSKRSASKSKRSPSTTIPTMRLSTPLSTRPPTSSTRTRRTRRSSNRTTTRTDTTTTIKKTGSTKAKTINRFVSAECKYYHLRVNVH is encoded by the exons ATGACGCAGTTCCTGCCGCCGAACCTGCTGGCGCTGTTCGCGGCGCGCGAGCCCGTGCCCTACCTGCCGCCCGTGGACAAGCCGCCGCACGAGCGCAAGCAGCGCGGCTACTTGGGCGTGGGCGCATTCCTCGGGCAGTTCGAGCTGCCGGCCGACACGCCGCCGCCCACCCGCGTCGAGACGCGCGAGGAGCGCCTCGAGCGGAGGCGTCGCGAGCGCCAAGAGCAGGTGGCCTACGAGCTGGAGCGCGAGATCGCCGTGTGGGATCCCGCCGCGCGCCCCGACGCCACCTCCGACGCCTTCAAGACGCTCTTCGTCGCGCGCATCAACTACGACTCCTCCGAGAGCAAGCTGCGGCGCGAGTTCGAGGGCTACGGCGCCATCAAGAAGATCGCGCTCGTGCACGACAGCGTCAACGGCAAGCCGCGCGGCTACGCCTTCATCGAGTACGAGCACGAGCGCGACATGCACTCCGCCTACAAGCACGCCGACGGCAAGAAGATCGACGGCCGCCGAGTGCTGGTGGACGTGGAGCGCGCGCGCACGGTCAAGGGCTGGCTGCCGCGCCGGCTGGGCGGAGGCCTGGGGGGCACTCGTCGCGGCGGCCCCGACGTCAACATCAAGCACTCGGGCCGCGAGGACAACGAGCGCGAGCGAGAGCGCTATCGTCTCGAGCACGAGCGCGACCGCGACCGGGAGCGCAGGCCCGTCGACCCGGAGCGGAGGCGCGAGCGCTCCCGCGAGAG CGCTCCCGGGAACGCAGACCGAGACGCCGGCCGTCCCGGGAGCCCGAGGAGAGGCGCCGTCGGCGGTCCCGGGAGCGGGAGCGCGAACGCCCCGACCGGCCCGACCGCGAGAAGGACCGCCGCACCCGACGCAAGGAACGCCGGGACCGGCGCGACGACCCCGCCGTCAAAGAGGAGCGCGTCAAAATCAAAGAGGAGCCCGTCGACGACTATCCCGACTATGCGGCTCAGTACGCCGCTCAGTACACGGCCGCCAACGTCAAGTACGAGAACGAGGAGGACGAGAAGAAGTTCCAACCGGACGACAACTCGAACGGACACTACGACGACAATCAAGAAGACGGGGAGTACGAAGGCGAAGACTATTAACCGGTTTGTATCCGCCGAGTGTAAGTATTATCATCTACGAGTGAACGTACATTGA
- the snRNP-U1-70K gene encoding small ribonucleoprotein particle U1 subunit 70K isoform X2: MTQFLPPNLLALFAAREPVPYLPPVDKPPHERKQRGYLGVGAFLGQFELPADTPPPTRVETREERLERRRRERQEQVAYELEREIAVWDPAARPDATSDAFKTLFVARINYDSSESKLRREFEGYGAIKKIALVHDSVNGKPRGYAFIEYEHERDMHSAYKHADGKKIDGRRVLVDVERARTVKGWLPRRLGGGLGGTRRGGPDVNIKHSGREDNERERERYRLEHERDRDRERRPVDPERRRERSRERRRRTRSRSRERERERERSRERRPRRRPSREPEERRRRRSRERERERPDRPDREKDRRTRRKERRDRRDDPAVKEERVKIKEEPVDDYPDYAAQYAAQYTAANVKYENEEDEKKFQPDDNSNGHYDDNQEDGEYEGEDY, encoded by the coding sequence ATGACGCAGTTCCTGCCGCCGAACCTGCTGGCGCTGTTCGCGGCGCGCGAGCCCGTGCCCTACCTGCCGCCCGTGGACAAGCCGCCGCACGAGCGCAAGCAGCGCGGCTACTTGGGCGTGGGCGCATTCCTCGGGCAGTTCGAGCTGCCGGCCGACACGCCGCCGCCCACCCGCGTCGAGACGCGCGAGGAGCGCCTCGAGCGGAGGCGTCGCGAGCGCCAAGAGCAGGTGGCCTACGAGCTGGAGCGCGAGATCGCCGTGTGGGATCCCGCCGCGCGCCCCGACGCCACCTCCGACGCCTTCAAGACGCTCTTCGTCGCGCGCATCAACTACGACTCCTCCGAGAGCAAGCTGCGGCGCGAGTTCGAGGGCTACGGCGCCATCAAGAAGATCGCGCTCGTGCACGACAGCGTCAACGGCAAGCCGCGCGGCTACGCCTTCATCGAGTACGAGCACGAGCGCGACATGCACTCCGCCTACAAGCACGCCGACGGCAAGAAGATCGACGGCCGCCGAGTGCTGGTGGACGTGGAGCGCGCGCGCACGGTCAAGGGCTGGCTGCCGCGCCGGCTGGGCGGAGGCCTGGGGGGCACTCGTCGCGGCGGCCCCGACGTCAACATCAAGCACTCGGGCCGCGAGGACAACGAGCGCGAGCGAGAGCGCTATCGTCTCGAGCACGAGCGCGACCGCGACCGGGAGCGCAGGCCCGTCGACCCGGAGCGGAGGCGCGAGCGCTCCCGCGAGAGGCGCCGGCGCACCCGCTCCCGCTCTCGGGAGCGCGAGCGGGAGCGAGAGCGCTCCCGGGAACGCAGACCGAGACGCCGGCCGTCCCGGGAGCCCGAGGAGAGGCGCCGTCGGCGGTCCCGGGAGCGGGAGCGCGAACGCCCCGACCGGCCCGACCGCGAGAAGGACCGCCGCACCCGACGCAAGGAACGCCGGGACCGGCGCGACGACCCCGCCGTCAAAGAGGAGCGCGTCAAAATCAAAGAGGAGCCCGTCGACGACTATCCCGACTATGCGGCTCAGTACGCCGCTCAGTACACGGCCGCCAACGTCAAGTACGAGAACGAGGAGGACGAGAAGAAGTTCCAACCGGACGACAACTCGAACGGACACTACGACGACAATCAAGAAGACGGGGAGTACGAAGGCGAAGACTATTAA
- the mRpS21 gene encoding mitochondrial ribosomal protein S21: MRHAAFIARTVFVQNNNIEEACRILNRILGSEGILDQYRRTRYYEKPFKTRRRINYEKCKAIYNEDMDRKIQFVLRKNRTDPYPAYK, translated from the exons ATGAGGCATGCCGCGTTCATTGCGAGAACAGTTTTCgtacaaaacaataatattgaGGAGGCGTGTAGAATATTGAATAGGATATTAGGCAGTGAAGGGATTTTGGATCAATATCGGAGAACTCGTTATTATGAAAAACCGTTTAAG ACAAGACGTCGCATCAATTACGAAAAATGTAAAGCTATCTACAACGAGGACATGGATAGgaaaatacaatttgtattgagaaagaaCCGAACTGATCCATATCCCGCTTATAAATAA
- the LOC143911354 gene encoding transmembrane protein 177, with the protein MKRASRGFWTTLNGRKLAHSTVAFSTFAVATGTFFPQTLLIKTYRDYMHLFRGNDKVLLPDELEEKFNKCLDILNLKEVSRRLQKPFTVFGFDVFHAGNAYTRQGAIIGIPINYRYKSESDIEKEDIQISTKPVKWVSPAGEQLAKCLIVPDDQQTFAICREILSTQNYQVHMNSLFSSMAMVMAFAFSRSVNEKFHLFDRPSAIRYTFYTLITLFTVGTYFFAKDVTQMSIEESVDEKLCELGPKFIQSGIEFYDNLIKRNIALRELLGGEGESSYSTTGNNLYYFRQKTLPLTGRKKYFESKLEEYKKNELELKKQPST; encoded by the exons ATGAAACGAGCCAGCCGAGGCTTTTGGACGACTCTAAATGGAAGAAAATTGGCACATTCAACAGTGGCCTTCTCCACATTTGCTGTCGCCACAGGAACTTTCTTCCCGCAAACCTTGCTAATAAAAACGTACCGGGATTACATGCACCTATTCAG AGGCAATGATAAAGTTCTCCTGCCTGACGAACTAGAAGAAAAATTCAACAAATGCTTGGATATATTGAATCTTAAAGAAGTTTCAAGGAGACTTCAAAAACCATTCACCGTTTTCGGATTCGATGTATTCCACGCAG GTAATGCCTACACGCGCCAAGGAGCAATCATCGGAATTCCAATAAACTACCGTTACAAATCTGAATCCGATATTGAAAAGGAAGACATTCAG ATAAGTACGAAGCCAGTGAAATGGGTCTCACCAGCCGGAGAACAGCTGGCTAAATGTCTAATCGTGCCTGACGACCAACAAACGTTCGCAATCTGCAGAGAGATACTGTCCACGCAGAATTATCAAGTTCACATGAATTCCCTGTTCAGCTCGATGGCAATGGTTATGGCATTCGCTTTCAGTCGATCGGTAAACGAAAAGTTTCACCTTTTCGATAGACCTAGTGCTATCCGCTACACATTTTATACTCTAATTACGCTGTTCACCGTCGGCACGTACTTCTTTGCCAAAGACGTAACTCAAATGTCGATCGAAGAGAGCGTCGATGAAAAGTTATGCGAGCTCGGACCAAAATTCATACAGAGCGGAATCGAATTCTACGACAACTTAATCAAACGGAACATAGCACTACGAGAGCTGCTGGGAGGTGAAGGTGAATCTTCGTACTCAACGACTGGAAATAACTTATACTACTTTAGACAAAAGACATTGCCACTCACGGGGAGAAAGAAATACTTCGAAAGCAAGCTtgaagaatacaaaaaaaatgaattagaaCTCAAGAAACAACCAAGTACATAG
- the LOC143910361 gene encoding VWFA and cache domain-containing protein 1 — protein sequence MAGRSRWMVVGVLAVVVHSGLFVNPDSADSLGEHDATTPLRPLGTPPTLAIAVAGAAAALSRQVRQLAADELGVAALQDLVAAARPAPPTLTDDDLLLTSTEKLTAKLNAAIKLLTNMKKLVMNDSFVRSFTHPCPLNAMKKTSIEKNDKLVFKLSKNKLKTVTQRMSPDKLVEDTSNFKVKRQYFMAASDGATDKDCRLLSDDLRLRQLFHSVFQPTSKQIVIMLDNGKHTHKNELRIAVSITMEIISMLQKNDAVALITNSAIEDEPLLLFNNCTRDSNTGSASDENKELLLKYVNNLEVSNEAFNVSHTFKAIDMISPDNSNAMIIYIGKNFDWIDDFKNASDTAARDGLPVLLNTCDISDDVDYSKRDISLSECDESRSETQLCKGIHIHFNSSLTVGQVSSLFMLTLTKGNDADEVLTTAPIWDPIHRDILIPLVLPCALRGLVVLDLYLADLAQDIIYFNPLTQKRRAFLINLSGDVIMHSSYSRPEVIVSKPRLVDISLLESDVQFAEVKQQILTNSSGKVTTYDVSKETTYIWKWVKRLYIICIVSEVDTKNLNSTNITKRIASRTVRELQYHRIDLLPPVNSALCHHFKQVSTIDKGTLYLSPSSFQSPFRYLFDIKNGKEAALKLLLQSCMAYLKDSTRLLSNPGLKSEIRNDVGLLYPMLNYYKRQHIHGTYNKYIVRRYASTDHGVLAMFPGSILESDYEPNRKAWFTKALVNPGRIIFTPPYLDVGGAGYIVTISYAPKDPITHAKPVLVVSMDITMGFLHKMLADSLLLCSTSNIKCFIMDEQGYLLSHPSLFDRKGTGPIEQQHITHKESHIANDMLNHKGFVQKKLCKNYVDGTLQRYYNFNNSITHVLTNVIHGEHCARYHITAIQGTNTFLGMVNSSCDIGAFCPCSVVDRLCLNCNRMEQNECECPCECVLSDSSCGSPAPLAPICEMEPERNNHKNNFFYNLANLKPCFDFQCDSYRAESSCLGVLGCEWCHLDADGESPLGSPFCSAQSACFGGILGAVTPYGEGSMGHVIQDDLLATYSAVGPIAGCIVAVCLILAIAVYCYKQNLSSSVADPYLGATPETWPDPGVQMSHLASEDDIHDERSGHQDKLIANDIVVPISPYRVVTGYRRPNTTGESDHGYSTMTPHDDSEHLAFASMEPFMSRDVSIVGDAASSPATSVKIGETTILPCGKNSVIAPVTVHRHMEAT from the coding sequence ATGGCGGGGCGCAGCCGCTGGATGGTCGTGGGTGTCCTCGCGGTGGTCGTGCACAGCGGCCTCTTCGTGAACCCGGACTCGGCAGATTCACTCGGAGAGCACGACGCGACGACGCCCCTTCGCCCCCTCGGGACTCCGCCGACGCTGGCCATCGCAGTCGCGGGCGCGGCAGCCGCCCTCTCCAGGCAAGTGCGCCAATTGGCTGCCGACGAGCTCGGAGTGGCCGCTCTGCAGGACCTCGTGGCCGCAGCCAGACCCGCCCCGCCCACCCTCACCGACGACGACTTGCTGCTCACCTCCACAGAGAAGCTCACGGCCAAACTCAACGCGGCCATCAAACTACTGACCAACATGAAGAAGCTAGTCATGAACGACTCCTTCGTCAGATCGTTCACACACCCGTGTCCGCTCAACGCCATGAAGAAAACTTCCATCGAAAAAAACGACAAGTTGGTATTCAAACTATcaaagaacaaattaaaaacggTCACGCAGCGCATGTCACCCGACAAGTTAGTAGAAGACACTTCCAATTTTAAAGTCAAGCGACAGTATTTCATGGCCGCTTCCGATGGCGCCACCGATAAAGATTGCCGACTGCTGTCCGATGACCTGAGACTGCGGCAATTGTTCCACAGTGTATTCCAACCGACGTCCAAACAGATCGTAATAATGCTCGATAACGGAAAGCACACGCATAAGAATGAACTCCGCATCGCCGTATCGATCACCATGGAAATTATAAGCATGTTACAAAAGAACGACGCCGTCGCATTGATCACCAATAGTGCCATAGAAGATGAGCCGTTACTTCTATTCAACAACTGTACACGTGATTCCAATACGGGATCGGCATCCGATGAGAACAAAGAATTGTTATTAAAGTATGTCAATAACTTGGAAGTTTCTAATGAAGCGTTCAATGTGAGCCATACATTTAAAGCTATAGATATGATATCTCCGGATAATTCCAATGCCATGATTATATACATTGGAAAGAATTTCGATTGGATTGATGATTTTAAAAACGCATCGGATACGGCCGCTAGAGATGGTTTGCCTGTTCTGTTGAATACGTGTGATATTTCAGACGATGTTGATTATTCAAAGAGAGACATATCACTGTCGGAATGCGATGAGAGCCGATCCGAGACTCAACTGTGTAAAGGAATCCATATTCATTTCAATTCTTCACTGACGGTTGGGCAAGTTTCTTCGTTGTTCATGCTAACTTTGACTAAAGGCAATGATGCCGATGAAGTTTTAACCACGGCTCCGATATGGGATCCGATCCATAGGGATATTTTGATACCGCTCGTGCTACCGTGCGCTCTACGCGGTCTCGTCGTCTTGGATTTGTATCTGGCCGATCTCGCACAGGACATAATCTACTTCAATCCGTTGACCCAAAAACGGAGAGCTTTCTTGATAAACTTATCCGGCGATGTTATTATGCACTCGTCGTATTCGAGGCCTGAAGTCATCGTGAGCAAGCCGAGATTAGTCGACATATCGCTGTTGGAATCCGATGTGCAATTCGCCGAAGTGAAACAACAGATCTTAACAAACTCCAGCGGGAAAGTTACAACTTATGATGTTTCCAAAGAGACCACATATATTTGGAAGTGGGTTAAGAGATTGTACATCATCTGTATCGTTTCCGAAGTCGATACTAAAAATTTAAACTCGACCAACATCACGAAGAGAATTGCCAGTCGAACTGTGCGCGAGCTTCAATATCATCGCATTGATCTATTGCCTCCGGTGAACAGCGCTCTATGCCACCATTTCAAACAAGTATCGACAATCGATAAAGGAACTCTATATTTAAGTCCGTCAAGTTTCCAATCGCCTTTCAGATACCTGTTCGATATAAAAAATGGAAAAGAAGCTGCTTTGAAGCTGCTATTGCAGAGTTGTATGGCTTATTTGAAAGATTCGACCAGATTGCTTTCGAATCCCGGACTGAAATCTGAAATACGCAACGATGTCGGTCTTCTGTATCCGATGTTGAACTATTACAAGAGGCAGCACATTCACGGAacgtacaataaatatattgtgaGACGGTATGCTTCTACAGATCACGGCGTTCTAGCCATGTTCCCGGGTTCCATATTAGAGTCGGACTACGAACCGAACAGAAAAGCCTGGTTCACCAAAGCGCTGGTCAATCCCGGAAGAATCATATTCACCCCACCGTATTTAGACGTAGGCGGTGCTGGTTACATTGTTACTATATCGTATGCGCCAAAAGATCCGATAACCCACGCCAAGCCTGTTCTCGTCGTTTCGATGGATATAACAATgggatttttacataaaatgctTGCCGATTCACTCCTATTGTGTTCTACTTCTAATATAAAATGCTTCATCATGGACGAACAAGGGTATCTATTATCGCATCCTAGTCTTTTTGATAGGAAAGGAACTGGTCCTATTGAACAACAGCATATCACGCATAAAGAATCACACATAGCAAATGATATGTTGAACCATAAAGGATTCGTACAGAAGAAGTTGTGTAAAAATTACGTCGACGGTACTCTACAACGTTACTACAATTTTAACAATTCCATCACACACGTCTTGACCAATGTGATACACGGCGAGCATTGCGCTCGTTATCACATAACGGCAATCCAAGGCACGAACACATTCCTGGGAATGGTGAACTCTTCGTGCGACATCGGGGCATTCTGTCCGTGCAGTGTCGTAGACCGCCTATGCTTAAACTGCAATCGTATGGAGCAGAACGAATGCGAATGTCCTTGCGAATGTGTCCTGTCGGACTCGTCGTGCGGGTCTCCAGCACCTCTCGCTCCCATTTGCGAGATGGAACCGGAGCGAAACAACCACAAAAACAATTTCTTCTACAATCTAGCTAATCTCAAACCGTGCTTTGACTTCCAATGCGACTCGTACCGGGCTGAATCTAGCTGCTTGGGTGTGCTCGGCTGCGAATGGTGCCATTTAGACGCAGACGGAGAATCACCGTTGGGCTCCCCGTTCTGTTCGGCTCAATCGGCCTGCTTCGGCGGAATACTGGGAGCCGTAACGCCATACGGAGAAGGATCTATGGGTCATGTCATACAAGACGATCTACTAGCCACATATTCAGCAGTAGGCCCCATAGCCGGGTGCATAGTAGCAGTCTGTCTAATATTAGCCATAGCCGTCTATTGCTACAAGCAGAATTTGAGTTCGAGCGTTGCCGATCCCTACTTAGGGGCCACGCCTGAAACTTGGCCCGATCCGGGTGTGCAGATGAGCCACTTGGCGTCCGAAGACGACATTCACGACGAAAGGTCGGGGCATCAGGATAAGTTAATAGCTAATGATATTGTAGTTCCCATTTCGCCGTACAGAGTGGTGACCGGATATAGGAGACCTAACACTACCGGTGAATCCGATCATGGATATTCTACCATGACACCGCACGATGATTCCGAGCATTTGGCGTTCGCTTCGATGGAGCCGTTCATGTCGCGCGACGTGAGCATCGTCGGAGACGCGGCCAGCAGTCCGGCGACGTCGGTGAAGATAGGCGAGACTACGATACTGCCGTGCGGCAAGAACAGCGTGATCGCTCCGGTGACGGTGCACAGACACATGGAAGCCACGTAG